One window of the Candidatus Methylomirabilis sp. genome contains the following:
- the rpsJ gene encoding 30S ribosomal protein S10, with amino-acid sequence MENQKIRIRLKAYDHRILDQSIKEIVSTAQRTGARVSGPIPLPTRMSRYTVLRSPHVDKKSREQFEIRTHARLLDILQPTPQTVDALMRLDLPAGVDVEIKL; translated from the coding sequence ATGGAGAACCAGAAGATCCGGATCCGGCTGAAAGCGTACGACCATCGGATCCTGGACCAGTCCATCAAGGAGATCGTCAGCACCGCCCAGCGGACCGGGGCCCGGGTCTCGGGGCCCATCCCGCTTCCGACCCGGATGAGCCGGTACACGGTGCTGCGGTCCCCGCACGTGGACAAGAAGTCGCGGGAGCAGTTCGAGATCCGGACCCACGCCCGCCTGCTGGACATCCTGCAGCCGACCCCGCAGACGGTGGACGCCCTCATGCGGCTCGACTTGCCGGCCGGCGTCGACGTAGAGATCAAGCTGTGA
- the tuf gene encoding elongation factor Tu (EF-Tu; promotes GTP-dependent binding of aminoacyl-tRNA to the A-site of ribosomes during protein biosynthesis; when the tRNA anticodon matches the mRNA codon, GTP hydrolysis results; the inactive EF-Tu-GDP leaves the ribosome and release of GDP is promoted by elongation factor Ts; many prokaryotes have two copies of the gene encoding EF-Tu), producing VMPGDNVTMTVELITPIAMEKELRFAIREGGKTVGAGVISEILG from the coding sequence GTCATGCCGGGGGACAACGTCACCATGACGGTGGAGCTCATCACCCCCATCGCCATGGAGAAGGAGCTCCGGTTCGCCATCCGGGAGGGGGGGAAGACGGTGGGGGCGGGGGTCATCAGCGAGATCCTGGGGTAG